The Panthera leo isolate Ple1 chromosome D1, P.leo_Ple1_pat1.1, whole genome shotgun sequence region GGCTCTCGGCCCGCCCAcgccagcctccccctccccagccccagctcacCGACAGGAAGCCCTCGTAGGCCGTGCCTGTGCCCGTTTCGGGGTGCACTCCCAGGGCCGTGCGGAGGAGGTCAGGGGGCAcggggcagggcggggcctggggggcaCAGGCCGAGTGACAGAAGTAACCACAGGCTgcggagaaagcaggaaaggcaGATGGTGTGAGGCTGGGTGGGGACAGCCTGGAACCAGGACTCGGGTTCCCGCCTCCCTGAGGCTGTGGTGACTCCTGGACTGTCACCAATTCCCCGTCAAgtgagaaaaaaaccacaaaaattgaGCAACGGGAGATGAGGCCCAGACCAAGAGGAAGGCTTGCATGTGCCAGGATCCGGGCCATTCATTCCGTCCTCCAGGGGACTGGGCGCTGGCACATGGGAGGCAGGCgtgcgggtggggtgggggtggggggtctcacCGTCACAGCCCAGGCCCTGGCGGCCCAGGCCCAGCATCAGCGAGGTGCAGCGGAGACActtggtgggggatgggaagcTCCGGGGCCGCAGCGAGTGTGAGCcgggctggggacagggggacaCGCTCGTTACCCACGCCTGACCACGGCCTCCCAGGGCCCTGCATCCAACCCCCGAGGCCACCCTGAAGTGTCAGGTGGGACCAGAGAATGAGCCAGTGGCAGTGTGAACCCAGCCCCAGTGAGTCTGTCACAGCACTCAGACTCATTGCCACTGCCGCTGTCCCCAGGGTGGTCTGCCAGCCATGACTAATGCACGTAGAGGGACTCAAGCAGGTCCTTGGAGACCCGGCAGAATGGCTGGgtacccccaccccgccccacccctctgGGTGCGGACCTTTGCGGGAGGAACTTCTGTAGGGGTGGTGACAGCAGCGGGCGCTCTGGGGAACACAGCctgcggggggggaggggcaagcaaGCGGGTGAGGGGGGCACAGGCAGAAggcggggcccggccccccaaATGCGGGACTCCCGCCCGTCCTCACCCCCAGACGCAGGCTGCGGCGGCCCTCTGGCTTCAGCTCGGGCTCCATACCGGGCCTCAGGGCCTCTCCTGAGATGCCAGGATCCTTGGTGGAATCCTTCTGGGGATTGAGGATAAGGGTGGAAATCGAGGCCCCTGGCTTCTGTCCGGGACTCCTCCCAACCAGCCCCTGCAGGCCCTCTTACCTCTGAGCTCCGGAGGGACAGGAAGGGAATCAGGGAATTTGAGGGCTTAGTGTCTGCAAACAGAGAGCACGGGTCACCGGGGTTGGGGGTCCCTGGCCCAGCCCTAACGCTTGTTCCTGGGGAACTGGGGGCCGGCAGGAGCGTCCGTTTCCACCTcagtaaaatggagaaatgacaGCAGGCCCCGGTGGGTACGCATGCAGCGGGTGCTCAGTAAGCGCTGGGCGACAGAGAGCCAGGTGAGCGGCAGAGTCCAGAACTCTCATCTCCACGGTCCCGTGAGGCTGGCGGGGGACCCCCTGGGGAACCCTGAGGCTCGAGTGGGGGACTTGCGCCAGGACGGGCATGCAGATGGCCACTCACCCGCCGGCCCACGGGCCTGCAGCTCCTCCCGCAGCGCGGCCAGCTCCTGCCGCAGGCCCCGGCTCTGCTGCTCGGCCTCCTGCAGACGGCTGCGGGGCGGGGACGGGACCGGTCGAGGGCTTGGCACGGGCCGCCTCGCGGGTCCCACGCCCCTTCGTGCAGCGCCTGGCCCGGGCCTCACCTGTCGGCCTGCCGCTGGGCCTCCTGCACCTGCGTCAGCTGCTCCTGCAGGCTCTGCTTGGCCCGGATCTCGGCCTCCAGCGCCGACTGCAGCTCCAGCCTGGCCGAGGCCTCCATCTTCTGTAGCCGCCGTGCCTTCCACTGGTGGTCCTGGCGGCCAGGGGGCGCCCGCGTGAGATGCCCCcgggtccggggggggggggggggggatggggcgCCGGGCAGCCTCAGAGGCCTCTCCCGCCAGACTGTCCACACCACCCGGCCAGACTCAAGATCCTAGACTGGCCCCTGACCCCGCTGTGAGCTCAGGCGAGTCACTGATCTTCCGTGGACTCAGCGTCCCCACCTGCCACGTGAGGCtgctgccagcccctcccccggGGCTCTTCCGGGGCTCACCAGCGGCCGggtggggggcgtctgggtgcccACGTTCCGCAGGGACTCCAGCTCCTCGGCCATCTTGGTGGCCAGGGCCTGCAGGTAGCCTCTTGAGACCTTCTCATCGTTCACCCTGGTTGGGAAGGGGGCTCCGGGTCACGGCCTGAGCCCTCGGCCCCGCctgggcccagcccctccccgccagcccccGGGCACCCACCAGCTGAGGATGTCGGCAATCTGGGCCTCCCAGTTGCTCTCCGTCTGCCTCCGTTCACCCTCCAGCTGCTGCTTGCTCTGCTGCTCCCTCTCCAGCTCCTCTACCAGCTGGGGCCCGGGAGCAAGATGGGTCAGCCCCCGGGGGCCCGGCACCCCCGAGCCCCGCCCGCGTCCGCCCCCGTTCACCCGCCATGGCTCGCCGGCCACCTGCGGGTGCCGcggggctggggacacagcctgCTCGGAGACCCTGGCGGCTCCCCACGTCCGTCCCACTGCCCGTCGGTCCGTCTGCCCTCCGTCTGCCGTGCTCACCCGCTCCTGCTCCAGGCTCAGCCGCTGGTTCTCTTCTTGGAGCCGGCACAgggcctcctccttcccactcaGCCTGGGGAAGAGCGAGTGACGGGACGGCCCCCGGCTCAGGCCCCCGTCCCGCGCCCCGCCCGGGGCCGCCCGGCTCACCCGTGGCCACGGGCCTGCTCCAGCTGCACACGCAGGGCGGCCACCTCCTTCCTCAGCTGCGCTTCCTGAGGCCCGCCCTCGGGCAGCCCCGTGCCGTTGGTCTCAGAGGCGGCGTGGATGGTCTTGAGGGACACGGAGAGGGGTCAGGGCAGGGGCCTGAGAAGCCGTGGCCCACTCTACCCCCGGGACAAAGGCCTGGCCCTGAGAGCCCGGAGGAGGTCAGGCCAAGGGAAGCGCCACTCGGAAGGGGGTGAGACCTCACTACCTTGACCCGCAAAGATTCCTTCTCAATGCTTCGCTCCCGCTGTCTCTGGAGCTGTGTCACCTCCCGGCACAGGGTGGCCACCTGGGCCTGCAGCTGTGACGAGGTGCAGAGGGGGCCGCTGCTGACTTTGTCCATCCCACCCCTCTGCCCGCCTCGCTACAGACTCTCGGGCCCTACCAGGCACAGCGGGAACGCAGGCAGGGGAGCTCCGGCCCGGCCCACCCTACCGTCATCCGCTCGCGCAGGCCTCAGCCAGCCCCAGTGGGGGCGCAGAGGCACGTGGTGTGGCCAGCATTGAGCACTGGGCTCCCTGGGCCCCCAACGGCCACACTGGAGTTCACAGGGGGCAGTGCTCTCCTGCTGTCCCCGCCCATCCCCATCACTCACACTCCTGCTGGTATCCTGGGCTTCCTCCAGCcgggagctcagagcctgggtctggCTGGCCGtggctgcctctctctcctgggcCTCCCGCAGCCTCTGGAGCAGCTCCTCCTGCCGCTCCTGGGCTCTGCATAGTTCCCCCGCCTGGGCCTGCAGCCCTGCCTGAGCCTCGGCCAGCTCCTGGGGGGGTCGGAGGGCAAGGCCTGGCGTCAGGGCACGGACCTCCTCACCGTGGAGCCCTGGGCCGCTCAGCCACCCCACCAGGCCCTCACCCGGAGGAGCCGGTCTCTCTCCCGCCGTAGGTCCGAGTCCCGGCCTGGGCTACCACCGTCCGTCTGGGATAAGGAGGCCTTGCTGCCCCTCGGCGTCTCTGCCAGGAATTGTCACTGAGGCCCACGTGCACTGACGGCCTCAGCCAGGCGCTCCGCGTGCGGCATCTCCCAGAGCCCTCACCACAGCCCGGGGAGCGGGTCTCCTTGGCTCACTTTCTACGTGCAGGCTCGGAGAGTTTAAGGTGCTTCCCTAAGATCACACCTCATCCACGGAGTAGGGCCAGGACTGGAACCCGGGTTGGATACAGGTGTGCTGGGAAAGCAGCTCAGcctctggggggaggggccggggggaggggggggggagacgggGTGGCGTGGGGGGCCGGGTACCTGACAGCCTGTGCCGCAGAGTCTGCACTTCCTTCTGTAGCCGCTCCAGCTCCCGATGGTCTGAGGACACCTGCAGGGCCTctgcgggcggggtgggggggcacccaTAGGTGAGTAGCTAGTCCTGGGTCAgacccaccccaccctgctccagCTGGTTCCCCGGTACCTTGGAGCTTCCGGCTCAGCTCCGTCTTCTCCTGCTCCAGACAACGGAGCTTCCGCTCTAGGGCAGGCAGCTGCTCAGAGCTGCTCTCAGGGCCCGGACTGGGGAGAGCAGGGCCACACATGTTGGCGgaaaccccaccccccaccccccgaaggCTCCTCCGTCCTCCTGCGTCggtcattcattcatccaagaAACACCCACCGTGCCCCAGCTCTGTAcccagccctgggctctgtggTGGAAGAAACGAACCGGACCAGGCCCTGCCCCCGGAATACCTGTGGGCAGCGCCCCAAGGCCCCCCCAGACCTAGGTTCAAGCCCTGGCCCTTCTAAGCTGTGTGAACCTGAcatatctgagcctcagtttcctcacaggAAATCGGAGGTGATAACAGGCCCTCTTCCAAGGACAGTGAAGAGAACTTAGCGATTTGGGCCAGCTGCCcccgtgcctggcacacggtgggTGCTCAGAGTGCAGGTCAAGACACATTTGCTTCCACCTCAGAACACCTCCTCACCTAAGACCTCGCTGCGGTCTCAGGCCAGCCCCTCAAATGGAACTAGATCATCCCATCCATTTTACAGAGGCATAGAGTGtggctggggggctgggaggggccctTTCAACTCCAGGCCTCTGGTTCCAAGTTCATGATGCTCTCAGCCTGCTGTAGAGGGTACTCTAAGGGCCAGATGCAGGACAGGTCCCACAGGGGGCATAGGCATGGCTTCGCCACAATTTCAGGACACAGGGGCTGTCTTCCTGAGGACTCAGAgcacatttcctgagcacctgtcACATCCAGGCAACAGGCAGGCCATTCAGCCCCTTTCCCAGGGTCCCAGTGGGCTACCCGCCCAAGGTTCCAGGCCAGGCAGCCCCCAGCCTCCTACTAGGTATGCGAGGACTAGACTCACCTGCCCGAAGTGTAGGTGAAACCCACAAATGGCAGGTGGTGGCCCGAGAAGGCCCcgtgggagggtgggggcagggtcccctgcagaaggaggggaaggagcgTCAGACTCAACAGGCATAGCTCCTGGCTGAGGCTCAAGACCCAGGAGACTCCCCGGGACTGGGGGTGCCAACCTCTTCCTGCTAAGAATGGAACCGAGGTGGGTGACGCGGCCCCCACCTAAACAGACTACGACTCCCATGAGCCCTTGCAGCCATGGCCTCCCAGGTGCTTCCAGGAGTCTCCTTGGAAGACTTCTGGCTCACAGAATGACACTCGAGGTCAAACGACCTTCACCTGTCACAACCCACCTCCGAAGAGGTGAACTGGCCCAGGTGAACCACAATTCCCATGAGCCTCTGGGGTGTGAAGGCGTCATCCTAGGCCCAGCAACCGCTCTGGAGAACCTCTGGGGGTTTCCCACAGCCAGCAAGGGGCAGGCAGTTTTCCTCCTGcagcggggcccaaactcactgGATGGTTGAGAGTGTCATCGTCCACATCGAAGTTGGAGGTGTCCACAGGCCCGCGAAGCTCAGGGATGTAGGGGGCAGTGCTGGTTGCCAGCCGCTCCCAGTCCACGCCTTCAAAGAAGGGGTGGTTCCGGAAGTCATCCAGCCCCCCGCGGCCCAGGCGCTCCTCCTGGCGGCACAGCAATTGGCGGATCAGGTCTTGGGCGCTGGCCGGCACGTCAGGTGCATCCGCGGGAAACTGCAGGTGGTCCtgtaggtggggggtgggggtggggtggaggggtgcaGGTGGGTGTACAGGATCCCACCCCCACCTGCGGGCATACCAACCGCGCGGACTCAGGACTCTGCTGCCCTCCCAGAACCCCGGAGCCTGGCGGCcagacctcatggttcatgatctTGCCGTAGGTTTCCACCAGGGATTCAGCATAGAAGGGCGTCTCCCCGAAGAGCAGCTCGTAGGCACAGACTCCCAGTGACCACCAGTCGCACTGTGGGCCATAGTGGCCCTTGCCCTCCTCCATGGCTTGCAGGATCTCGGGGGAGATGTAGTCTGGTGTCCCTACTGCCACTGACGAATCCACCTAGGAGTGGGGGGGCCAAGAGAACAACCTTGGGCTTGGCTAGAGCTGACGGCCCCTCACCACAGGCCCAAGCCTGGGCCTGACACCCTAACTCTCTAAGGCTTAGCTGGCCCAGTGACCCCACTTGGGGCCTAGACCCAGGCCTTCTTCCTTCCAGCCCTGGGAACTCTCCAGGCCGGGTGTCCCCAGCCCTTGCTCTGGGGTCTTACCATGCCATTGTTGTTGAGACGTAGACAGGAGCCGAAGTCAGCCAAGCGGATGTGCCCGTTCATGTCCAGCAGGACATTGTCCGGCTTGACATCCCTGAGGGAGCACAGGGAGAGAGCGGGGCTTGACCtgtgtgtgtagatgtgtgtTCTGGCACATTCCGGGGTATGAGTGCATGGGCACGTGCACACACCAGCGTGTATATTGTCACACGGGTTCCTGCGAGTCCACAAGaccagtgtgtgtgcatgtacatgggAGGGGGAAGGCTGGTGGCCAGGCCTCCTGGGTGCCAAGAGGGAAAAAGGTGGTtagtggagaaaagggacccaTAAGAATGAGCCACGGAGGCAGCAGCGTATGTCGTGGGGGACACAGGAGTCAGACTTGCCTGGTGCAAACCACGACCCGGGTGCCCACCGGCTGGGTCACCTCAAGCCAGGTGCTTACCTGTGCTAACCCtgactttctcatctgtaaagtggggacaagAGCAGTGCCCATCACGTGAGGTTTTTGGCCTGAGGATTCAAAGGCATCGTGCACATGAAGCACCCAGCATAGGGCTTGGTGAGTGTGCTCAACAACTCTCAGCTGTCTCTAGAGCTTTCCCCAGGGGCTGGTCGGGGCAGCAGGGGCTTCGGGAGCCCCACCTGTGCACGTAGCCCAGCTGGTGCAGAGAGTGGATGGCCAGCACCATCTCAGCCAGGTAGAACTGGGCCAGCTCGGGCGGAAGGCGGTCCTCAAAGCGGCTCAAAAGAGTGAGGAGGTCCCCACCGGCATAGTAGTCCATCACCAGGTACTGGATGGGattggggggggagtgggggggcaaGAATCagacagggaggagggtggggggcatctgccccagggccctgcctcccacccacctcctcgtGGTCCCGAGGGGTTCTGGGAAGGCAAGACCATCTCCCAGCAAGCAGCTCTAGGGCAGCTGGCTCCCAGCAGAGCTCAGGCAGGGGCTCCGGGCCCAGCAAGGGGTGGCCAGTGGAAGCCTCTTGGTCCCTGTAGGAAGGGTCTCTCTCTCCTTGGACCCAGCTCCCCTGGCACCCAAGGCCCTCCTCCTTTGTCCCCGGGCAACAGCCCCCACCCTCGCTGAGTATCCTCACCAGGTATTCCTCGTCTTGGAAGGCGTAATGCAGAGTGGTCACCCAGCGGCTGTCCCCCTTCACCAGAACGTCCCGCTCTTCCCGGAAACAGGCAGTCTGCAGCAGGTTTGGGGAGCGGGGGTGGGATCAGAGCCCAGGAAGCCCTCCTCACCAGCTCAGGGGGTGGAGGAAGAGTAGGTAAGTCTAGGAGCTTGGATAGAAGTTGCCCGGGTGAGCCACGGCCTGTGCTTTATGGCTCCGGGCCTCAGTGTTACGGTAAGGAAAATGGGAACTACAGTAGCTTCTAAGAAAGGCTTGTTGTGGGGAAGCAACAGGGGAGGCTGGTGGTTGGATCCTCTCCCGTCCCGGGGGCCAGGCCGGCCCCTTCCCCAGCATGCCCTGCACGCCCCAATGGcagcacaccctcccccccccacccactcgTAGGGTGCGCAAGTCCCATCGGACCCCACACTGACCTCAGCCCTCTTCAGCATCTCCCACTTGTGCAGCATCTTCATGGCAAAAATCTGCCCACTGTCCCTCTGCCTCACCACGGCGACCTGAGGCCACAGGGGGCACCGGGGTCAGCTCTGCCTGGGTGCgaaccccctcctcccacctACCCCGTGCCTTTTGCTCACCTCCCCGAAGGCCCCTCGGCCGATCACCTTCAAGATCTCAAAGTCATCTCTCTGTAGCCTCAGCTCTTTCACCTTCGTTACGAAGGGGCCGGCTGAGGGGACACAGAGTGGGGCTCAGGGAACCTACAGGGAGGCCCCAGTTCCCTCTCTTACCTGGGGAAAAGCGGGAGCCGCAACCCCCACCGGGGCAGGGGCGGCCTCTGGCCAAGGGGCTGAGAGGGGCTGCAGCCCACTCGGTCATGAGTAGGAAGTGTGGAAGGTGGGGGTCCGGGCTTTGCTGACCACCTGGCCCCCAGGCCTCCCCAAATCAACGGTTCCCTGAACCCCCGTCCCCAGACTCTAGGCGGCCTCATCCCAGGGGCCCATGGAACTGGTAAtccctccctgcctgcaggtGGATACTGGCTGACCAGGTcaccctggggaggaaggggataCCATTCCCACCCTCGGCTCCCAGTTCCTGGCGCCTATCAGGACCAGGCCTGGGCCTGTCTTGGGAAACTGGACGGGCAACATTCCTTGTCCCCAGAGAGGCTTCTCTGCCACTGGGGAGCTGTGAGCCCTGGTCTTGGGACCCTGTAGGCACAGAGGTACCTGGCTGGGAGTGAGGCCTGGGGCAGCCCCAGAGGACAGGTCAGATAtggtgctgcagggccctggCAGGACACACTTTGGGCTCCCTGTGTGGGGCTTTCTCAGTCTGGAGGCATAAATAGGTCTGCCTAGCTTCTCACAAGACTCAAGAACAGAGCCAAAAAAACCTTTCCCTGGCGCCTGACGCTGGCACCTGAAGGGGTAAACACTCGAGATCTCCTCCAGGCCTGACCAGCCCAACAACTCTaggccctgcctccctctctggacTTGGCCTTCACCTGGCCAAGAAGCTCTTCTCACCGTCCTTGATACTCCCTTTAGAGGCATCTCTAGCCAGTCCCAGGCCTTTTCCAGGCCTGGAGAAGCCGCAGGCCTGGGGGAGGGAACTGGAGTCTGGAAACTTAGGGAGGCAAGAGTGACCGGtagggggggcgggggtagcCGCAGACTGGCTctccgcctcagtttccccctgccAGCAGGTAAACTCCCTGCCAGCTGGGCGGGTCTGTGGGTGGGACAGAGAGCTGCTCCACAGGTTTATCAGGCAGAACCCCCGCAGCAGGGGTGGTGTGGAAACCTCGTGACAAATTAATTGTCTCTTTCCCAGGTCTGTGTGTGCAGCTGGGGAGCAGCAACCGCGGGCTCCAGGGGGGAACTGAGGCCAGGGTGGCTCCCAATCCGCCAGACGGGAACCAAAACCTAGGGCCTAGAGTCAGGAGGACCCAGGCTCCCGGGACAGGCTGCCCAGTCCCCTCGCCTTGCCGCAGGGAATGGGGGCTCTGGGCAGGAGCAGGGACAAGTTGGAGCAGGGGCAGAGTGAGTCACCGCCCTGCCAGTTACCTCGGGAGATGTCAACAGACAGGCCCCCATGCTGGGGTCCCAGGCAGGGAtgccagaggcaggcagggaggagcacatgtgtgtgcaaacatacacacacacacatacacacacgcacgcgcgcgtaGGCGTCACAGCGGGTGATGACAACACTGTCAGATACACATGAATAAGGTGCAGAAGTCCCCGGGGACAGTGGCAGGCACCAGAGGCAGGGGCTTCCTGGCTGCCCTCACCCCggaggagagggctgggctgggggccagcTCACCGGCATGTCTCACGGGCCCCCGACCATGCCGAGGCCAGGCCTTGCACCTGCCCAGAGCTAAGGAGTTCTGGGGATGCTCGTCACCCACTGGGCAAACACCTGCCTCACCCCGCTCTCCAGGCCAGGCCCGTCAGCCCTCCTCCACGGGCTTGGCCAGGCATAACCAGGGAGGCCTGGGGCTGGTGAGGGTGCCCACATTGGGTTGAGGTTTACTCCAGGTCACCCACTTCCGGCGACTCGGATGAGTCAACCCGGAAGGGGTGCAGACCCACCCCCAgccggcgcccccccccccccccccccccggctttgGGAAATAGACCTCAGGAAGCCTGGCCAGCGACTCGCACCGACAAAGGGGCTGAGGTTGGTGCCGGTGCCCAGTTTGGGGTGGTCTTGCATGCGGAGACATAGAAGTGTGTGTTTGTGGGAACGTCTGCCACGCGGGCAGTGCCTACGGATCTGTGAGTGGAGGCAGGCAAGTGTATAATGCAATGGCCAGTGTGGCTCCGGTGGTCTTCCGGGTGAAGTGGGGGCTCCCTGGATCTCTCCTTGAGCTGTATGTatctgcgtgtgtctgtgtggtaCGTGGGAGACTGAGGAAGCATGCGTGTCGGTGGGTGACACACACAAGGCTCTGCGTGTGTGACTGTTTGTTCTCAAGGGTCATGAGGTATATGACATGTGAGCCAGGAGTCCCTGACGCGACTCTGCAGCACATGTCTGGGGTCTATACTTGGGACCAAGTTTGTGTGTGTCCGTGTAAGTTGTGTGTTGTGCACACACGCCAGGCTCTGTCAGTGGGAAGGAGTGTGCGTGAATCTGAGCGAGGGGAAGGTGCGCAGCTAGCTGGGAGGGCCCAAAGGGGCCGGTGGCACGTGTCGGGGCCGGTGCGGGCTCTGCGCGGGGAACCCGTGGGGGTGAAGCTCCCTGCGGGAGGGTCTGGGGGCGaagggcgcggggggcgggggtgggagagggTCCCGGCGCGGTGTCCCCCGGACCACCCCACCTCGGTCCAGCCCGGGCCACTCACCCCAGCTCAGGAACTGCGCCACGTTGCGCTCCCGCCGGAGGGGGGCGCTGCTGAGCTCGTGGTGCAGCCCCAGCAGCAGATCCAGGAGGCCGTCGAGCCCGGGGCCACCGCCGGCCTCACCCCGCGCCAGCTGCTCCAGCGCGCGCAGCCGCCGCTCCATAGCTGCAGCCGGAGCCCCGCACCCGGGCTAGAGCCGGGCCGCCCGCATGTCGGCCCGTcggtccgtccgtccgtccgtccgtccgtccgcgGGTCGTTAGCgcggcctccccccacccctcccgccctccccgcTGTCACCTTCCTTCGCGGCCTCCTGCGCGCCCACACCTGGGCGTCGCGCCCcgccctctgccccgccccccgacGGACGGGCAGGTGAGCGCCGGCCAATGGGAGACGCGACTGGAAGTGAAGGTGGGAGGGCGGAGGCGCGCGGGGGCGGGCCAAACCCTCGGCCAGGAAGTGGGGGGGCGGGTCCCGAAGAGTAAACTCCTGACTGGGCCGGGCCAAGGGGGGTGGTCTCCCCCCGGGGCCGGGAAGGCTACCTAGGTCTCCGCGTGGCCCCAGAGCCAGCCCTACCGGGCTTTCGCCGGCCCCTAACCTAGGTGGGGGATGCCCGGGGCAGTGCAACTTCCCTCAACCCCCTGGGAAAGGGGGCTGGAGACGCCCGCGACCCCGGAGCCGGATGGGAGTTGTagtcccctctctccctgggaTGCCGGCCGCGCTTGGCACACACCCTCCCCCAATCCCCTCCGCAAGAGGTAGGGGGGGAACCTCGCTAGTTTctgatctcattttatttgtgtCGTTACAGCGGACTAGGGAGGCAAGTAGGCGAGGCAGGGATGGTTACACCCATTTGGCAGATGGACATACTGAGGCTTGGGAAGGACGAAGGTGAATGGAGAAGCCCTGGAGTGGGGCTGGGCTGGCAACTCCACCACAGGCTTTTTAAGCATAGGCGAGAGCGAGGCCTGCGGCCGGCCTGGAACACGGAGGCCAAGGAGAGGTGGAAGCTGGGCTGGAGGAGGTGGTTGAGGGGAGGGCCTGATTCTATCCAGTGGCATTTCTGATTTCTGCCCAGCTGTCTCCAGCTGGGCTGGACCAGACGCCATGGGACTGTGGGCCCGTCCAAGAGGAGGGATCAAAGGGTGGGGCATTTTAGTGGCTTTAGACAACAAGTTCTTCCATTAAAAGAGCTCTTTGGGGATTtgcctcccccctcagactgagACCTCCTGGAGTCCAGACGGTCAGGTTGAGGGAGGAGGCGCCCCGTGAATGTCTCTGGAGCCGAAATGAGCCTCCCTGGCGGTACACAGGGGACTTTCTGACTCGTCTCCCCTTTGGTCTCCTGGGAGACCTGCCTGTGGCTTCCCTGTGCCCTGCGTCTGTGAAATGGAGTAGGCTGTCTCACCCAAGTCAGTCAGGTGACAGAAGggaggcaggattcaaacccagatctgggGATCTCTTCACTGCCTCTGTCccctgggagggagcaggggctggTGGTGTTCTGTCACCTGAAGCATTCTGGGCCCTCctcagggggcagggcagggcagggcagggcagggcaggggtggggcctgCCCCGCTACAGGCCACAGGGGGGCGCCAGAGACCAGAGGAGGGCCAGCTGCCCAGGACAGGACCGAGTGCCCATCTCCTAGAAGACTAGGGGGGAGGGAAAGTGTCctgggtgggaagatgggctaCTTCCCGCTGCCGCCCTTGGACACCCTgactccctgcccccaggccgCCACAGCCCCCAGGGGCCAGCAGTCACGGGCCCACTGGGTGAGGCCTCTGGGTCCCGGATCACTCCGCTGCGTGTGACCTCTGGCCAAGTCCCTAAGCCTCTGGGAATGCTGAATTCTTAGGCTATGGTCACGCCCTTGAGATTCCATCCCCacaggggggcctggctggctcagcccacCTTATGGTGACCCGAATGCCGGGAACTCCTACCATTAACTGGGGGGTCCCTGTAAAAACCATCACCATAGGGGCACCCGGCTGTGATGAGCATgcgactgttgatcttggggttgtaagttcaagccccacattgggtgtagggattgctttaaaaaaataaaaatcttagggtgcctgggggggctcagttaagtGAACTCTTGActcttgactcaggtcacaatctcacagtttgtgagttagagccccgcatccagctctgtgctgacagcatgcagcctgcttgggattctccctgttcctttctccccgcccctcccctgctcgcgttctctttctaaaaaataaataaacttaaaaaaaaaaaaaaaagaaaagaaagaagaattctttaaaaaaataaaaatctttaaaaaaaaaaaagactccgtCCCCACATAGCACAggcagaggggaaactgagtcccacgCAGCAAAAACTGAGTCCTGCCGAGGCCTGcatggggcagagctgggactggcaCTCGGCACTCCCAGCCCATCTGGTACCTGATTCTATCTGGTCCTGTATTTGCTTTTGTCACATCCTtgt contains the following coding sequences:
- the CDC42BPG gene encoding serine/threonine-protein kinase MRCK gamma isoform X1, whose translation is MERRLRALEQLARGEAGGGPGLDGLLDLLLGLHHELSSAPLRRERNVAQFLSWAGPFVTKVKELRLQRDDFEILKVIGRGAFGEVAVVRQRDSGQIFAMKMLHKWEMLKRAETACFREERDVLVKGDSRWVTTLHYAFQDEEYLYLVMDYYAGGDLLTLLSRFEDRLPPELAQFYLAEMVLAIHSLHQLGYVHRDVKPDNVLLDMNGHIRLADFGSCLRLNNNGMVDSSVAVGTPDYISPEILQAMEEGKGHYGPQCDWWSLGVCAYELLFGETPFYAESLVETYGKIMNHEDHLQFPADAPDVPASAQDLIRQLLCRQEERLGRGGLDDFRNHPFFEGVDWERLATSTAPYIPELRGPVDTSNFDVDDDTLNHPGTLPPPSHGAFSGHHLPFVGFTYTSGSPGPESSSEQLPALERKLRCLEQEKTELSRKLQEALQVSSDHRELERLQKEVQTLRHRLSETPRGSKASLSQTDGGSPGRDSDLRRERDRLLRELAEAQAGLQAQAGELCRAQERQEELLQRLREAQEREAATASQTQALSSRLEEAQDTSRSLQAQVATLCREVTQLQRQRERSIEKESLRVKTIHAASETNGTGLPEGGPQEAQLRKEVAALRVQLEQARGHGLSGKEEALCRLQEENQRLSLEQERLVEELEREQQSKQQLEGERRQTESNWEAQIADILSWVNDEKVSRGYLQALATKMAEELESLRNVGTQTPPTRPLDHQWKARRLQKMEASARLELQSALEAEIRAKQSLQEQLTQVQEAQRQADSRLQEAEQQSRGLRQELAALREELQARGPADTKPSNSLIPFLSLRSSEKDSTKDPGISGEALRPGMEPELKPEGRRSLRLGAVFPRAPAAVTTPTEVPPAKPGSHSLRPRSFPSPTKCLRCTSLMLGLGRQGLGCDACGYFCHSACAPQAPPCPVPPDLLRTALGVHPETGTGTAYEGFLSVPRPSGVRRGWQRVFAALSDSRLLLFDAPDPRLSPASGALLQALDLRDPQFSATPVLASDVIHAQSRDLPRIFRVTASQLTVPPAMCNVLLLAESEAERERWLQVLGELQRLLLDTRPRPRPVYTLKEAYDNGLPLLPHTLCAAIIDQERLALGTEEGLFVIHLHSNDIFQVGECRRVQRLAVSPTAGLLVVLCGRGPSVRLFALAKLESAEVAGAKIPESRGCQVLAAGCILQARTPVLCVAVKRQVLCYQLGPGPGPWQRRIRELQAPAPVQSLGLLGDRLCVGAAGTFALYPLLNEAAPLALGASLVPEELPPSRGGLGEALGAVELSLSEFLLLFATAGVYVDSAGRKSRVPELLWPAVPTGWGYAAPYLTVFSENSIDVFDVRKAEWVQTVPLKKVRPLNPEGSLFLFGTEKVRLTYLRNRLAEKDEFDIPDLTDNSRRQLFRTKSKRHFFFRVSEEQRQQRRRELLKDPFVRSKLISPPSNFNHLVHVGPTDGKPGARDLPPQAPGGKGRGTRGSGPQRPHSFSEASRRPASVGSDGLPGDADAVKRKPWTSLSSESVSCSQGSLSPADSLIQVSERPRSLPPAPESEGSP